From Oikeobacillus pervagus, one genomic window encodes:
- the lonB gene encoding ATP-dependent protease LonB: MNWTGIALVIQLVFGVIIGLYFFNLLKNQRTQKVTIDRESKKEMNQLQKMRSISLSEPLSERVRPTSFSDIVGQEDGIKALRAALCGPNPQHVIIYGPPGVGKTAAARLVLEEAKKMEKTPFRPSSVFVEIDATTARFDERGIADPLIGSVHDPIYQGAGAMGQAGIPQPKQGAVTNAHGGILFIDEIGELHQIQMNKLLKVLEDRKVFLESAYYSEENHQIPTHIHDIFKNGLPADFRLIGATTRTPNEIPPAIRSRCMEVFFRELDREEITKVASNAANKVSMKINQTGLQSLSNYAKNGREAVNMIQIVTGLAITEGRNFIKDSDIEWLIHSSQLSPRFEKEIHDSPAIGLVNGLAVTGPNSGSLLEIEVTVIPAEEKGIVNVTGIVEEENIGGQGKSIRRKSMAKGSAENVITVLRSLGVPAHQYDIHVNFPGGVPVDGPSAGIAMATGIYSAIYKIPVHHTIAMTGEISIHGKVKPVGGILAKVKAAKQAGAKNVLIPKENMQSILNDIEGISVISVEHLREVFDYALDKRANVDGILDQAFQETKSQKSV; encoded by the coding sequence ATGAATTGGACTGGGATTGCACTAGTGATTCAGCTAGTTTTCGGTGTAATTATCGGTTTATACTTTTTCAATTTATTAAAAAATCAACGAACACAAAAAGTAACAATTGATCGTGAATCAAAAAAAGAAATGAATCAATTACAAAAAATGCGTTCAATTTCTTTATCAGAGCCACTCTCTGAAAGGGTGCGCCCTACTTCTTTTTCAGATATTGTTGGTCAAGAAGATGGAATAAAAGCTTTAAGAGCTGCACTCTGTGGACCAAACCCACAGCATGTAATCATTTACGGTCCTCCAGGAGTCGGAAAAACGGCAGCAGCTAGACTTGTTTTAGAAGAGGCAAAAAAGATGGAAAAGACCCCATTCCGCCCCTCGTCTGTTTTTGTTGAAATAGATGCAACAACGGCCAGATTTGATGAACGTGGAATTGCTGACCCCTTGATTGGATCTGTTCATGATCCGATTTATCAAGGAGCAGGAGCCATGGGACAAGCGGGGATTCCTCAACCAAAACAAGGAGCTGTTACGAATGCTCATGGTGGAATTCTTTTTATTGATGAAATTGGTGAGTTACATCAAATCCAAATGAATAAATTATTAAAAGTATTAGAAGACCGAAAAGTGTTTCTTGAAAGTGCATATTATAGTGAGGAGAATCATCAAATTCCTACACATATTCATGATATTTTTAAAAATGGTTTGCCTGCTGACTTTCGTTTGATCGGTGCCACAACGAGGACGCCAAATGAAATTCCTCCTGCGATTCGTTCGCGATGTATGGAAGTGTTCTTTAGGGAATTAGATCGAGAGGAAATTACGAAGGTTGCTAGCAATGCTGCCAATAAAGTATCAATGAAAATAAATCAAACAGGATTACAATCATTATCAAATTATGCGAAAAATGGTCGCGAAGCAGTGAACATGATTCAAATTGTGACAGGACTTGCGATCACAGAAGGAAGAAATTTTATTAAGGATAGCGATATTGAATGGTTGATTCATTCGAGTCAGTTATCACCAAGATTTGAGAAAGAAATCCATGATTCACCAGCAATAGGGCTAGTAAATGGCTTAGCTGTTACGGGTCCGAATAGTGGATCTTTATTAGAAATTGAAGTCACAGTGATTCCAGCCGAGGAAAAAGGGATTGTTAATGTAACTGGAATCGTTGAGGAGGAGAATATTGGGGGTCAAGGGAAATCGATTAGAAGAAAAAGCATGGCGAAAGGATCGGCTGAAAACGTCATAACCGTTTTACGATCATTAGGAGTGCCTGCCCATCAGTATGATATTCATGTTAATTTCCCAGGTGGTGTTCCAGTCGACGGTCCTTCAGCTGGAATTGCCATGGCAACAGGAATTTACTCCGCTATTTATAAAATACCCGTCCATCATACCATCGCGATGACAGGGGAGATTAGTATTCATGGAAAGGTAAAACCAGTGGGTGGGATTTTAGCAAAAGTGAAAGCGGCAAAACAAGCTGGAGCTAAAAACGTGCTTATACCAAAGGAAAATATGCAATCGATTTTAAATGATATAGAAGGGATCTCGGTGATTTCAGTCGAGCATTTGCGCGAAGTATTTGACTATGCTCTGGATAAAAGGGCTAATGTAGATGGAATTCTAGACCAAGCGTTCCAAGAAACTAAAAGTCAAAAATCAGTTTGA